In Xyrauchen texanus isolate HMW12.3.18 chromosome 35, RBS_HiC_50CHRs, whole genome shotgun sequence, one DNA window encodes the following:
- the LOC127628610 gene encoding syntaphilin-like isoform X2, whose product MSSPSNKRSGSGSSKRSPAPVSNRDPYGNASLSSSSNSGSCKGSDGSPTHRRNLKHTSCNDNHGIWPPPPEQYLTPLQQKEVCIRHLRARLKETIDRLQDRDTVINELRSQLSRMQEDWIEEECHRVEAQLALKEARREIQQLKQVVDVVRSSLGDTDTGVQRCFQDINLQNHKLETLLQNMELAQTGAVKVGEATGGGELVGAGLEVSEGLVESSEGSPAPSLTRSSTYTKLSDQGGLECGGNENSCEIPCLSGEGTQDSGVVCCGENGRGASKADLLLEAAFLSQETALLLNAYSRLPHSSTYEGLCNSEPRVVPLRCSGFGTGASVSLSNPCLSHHHLYLHHLREQAIQTDYDHTPASAPAHGPSTSFNSDLDTIAERTFCSQAISPTSTWMSDEGDDLESVATESAVTATVALTASSVMDSVSTKPARVDAMESWGPSTSTANGTASLALNTTKTCVIESAGSESSPVLPVATTALTTETIGSPVINFVPPQPCRDPFPSPGNFPSSAQSSVGIEEETLPQTSQPLSLSEAWIVGDNVINISEDEDDEDEVDESATDNESKSSGCGLPAKNYWSRHFLVDLLAVVVPVVPTVAWLCRGPHRDGQQMYHIGSLLRGCCTVALHSLRRGGGLRHYPAGGGGPGGMNI is encoded by the exons ATGTCTTCGCCTTCAAATAAAAGATCTGGTTCTGGATCAAGCAA ACGGAGTCCAGCTCCTGTCAGTAACCGTGATCCCTATGGAAATGCCTCTCTCAGCAGCAGTAGCAATTCAGGGTCATGCAAGGGCAGTGATGGAAGCCCAACCCATAG GCGTAACTTAAAACACACATCCTGCAATGATAACCATGGTATCTGGCCTCCTCCACCTGAGCAATACCTTACACCTCTGCAACAGAAAGAAGTGTGTATCAGACACCTGAGAGCACGGCTCAAAGAGACAATCGACAGACTGCAGGACAG AGATACTGTGATCAATGAGTTGCGTTCTCAGTTGTCTCGTATGCAAGAAGACTGGATTGAGGAGGAGTGCCACCGTGTGGAGGCCCAGCTAGCTTTGAAAGAAGCTCGCAGGGAGATCCAGCAGCTTAAACAGGTTGTCGATGTTGTCCGATCCAGTCTGGGAGACACGGACACAGGGGTGCAAAGGTGCTTCCAAGACATCAACCTCCAGAACCACAAGCTGGAGACTTTATTGCAGAACATGGAGTTGGCTCAAACCGGGGCTGTCAAAGTAGGAGAAGCCACAGGAGGTGGGGAGTTGGTGGGGGCAGGGCTGGAGGTCAGCGAGGGTCTGGTGGAGTCATCCGAAGGCTCCCCAGCTCCCTCACTAACCCGCAGCTCTACCTACACCAAGCTTAGTGACCAGGGTGGTCTGGAATGCGGCGGTAACGAAAACAGTTGTGAAATTCCATGTTTGTCAGGTGAGGGCACGCAAGATAGTGGGGTTGTTTGCTGTGGAGAAAACGGAAGAGGAGCCAGCAAGGCAGACCTACTTCTGGAAGCTGCGTTTCTGTCTCAAGAGACAGCCTTGCTGCTCAATGCGTACTCTCGTTTGCCACACTCCTCCACCTATGAGGGGCTATGCAACAGTGAGCCCAGAGTAGTGCCACTCCGATGTAGCGGGTTCGGGACTGGGGCCAGTGTAAGTCTAAGTAATCCCTGTCTATCGCACCATCACCTATACCTGCACCACCTTAGGGAGCAAGCAATTCAAACCGACTATGATCACACCCCAGCCTCGGCCCCTGCTCATGGACCCAGTACATCCTTTAACTCTGATCTGGACACTATTGCTGAGCGCACCTTCTGCTCTCAGGCCATCAGCCCAACCTCAACCTGGATGTCTGATGAAGGGGATGACCTGGAATCAGTTGCAACCGAATCAGCTGTTACAGCAACAGTTGCCCTCACAGCATCCAGTGTCATGGACTCTGTTTCCACTAAgcctgctcgggttgatgcaatGGAGTCTTGGGGACCATCCACATCTACTGCAAATGGAACTGCGTCCTTAGCACTGAACACCACCAAGACCTGTGTCATTGAGTCTGCTGGTTCAGAGTCCTCTCCAGTTTTACCAGTTGCCACAACAGCTCTGACCACAGAGACAATTGGATCCCCAGTTATCAACTTTGTTCCACCTCAGCCTTGCAGAGACCCTTTTCCAAGTCCTGGAAATTTTCCCTCCTCAGCACAGTCATCGGTTGGAATTGAAGAAGAGACCCTCCCACAAACAAGTCAGCCACTGTCACTGTCAGAGGCATGGATTGTGGGGGATAATGTTATTAATATAagtgaagatgaagatgatgaagatgaagtcGATGAGAGTGCTACGGACAATGAGTCAAAGTCATCTGGCTGCGGTTTACCAGCCAAGAACTACTGGAGCCGCCACTTCTTAGTGGATTTGCTAGCCGTGGTTGTGCCAGTGGTCCCCACAGTTGCGTGGTTGTGTCGGGGCCCACATCGTGACGGTCAACAAATGTACCATATTGGTTCTCTACTGCGGGGTTGCTGCACTGTGGCTCTACATTCGCTACGTCGAGGAGGGGGTCTTAGGCACTACCCCGCTGGAGGAGGGGGTCCGGGGGGAATGAACATATGA
- the LOC127628610 gene encoding syntaphilin-like isoform X1 — MSVLPGVMMPSCVWVSFDYCRFIELDYTPMESGIMVSMRQSRGFLTPKSPERHYRRSPAPVSNRDPYGNASLSSSSNSGSCKGSDGSPTHRRNLKHTSCNDNHGIWPPPPEQYLTPLQQKEVCIRHLRARLKETIDRLQDRDTVINELRSQLSRMQEDWIEEECHRVEAQLALKEARREIQQLKQVVDVVRSSLGDTDTGVQRCFQDINLQNHKLETLLQNMELAQTGAVKVGEATGGGELVGAGLEVSEGLVESSEGSPAPSLTRSSTYTKLSDQGGLECGGNENSCEIPCLSGEGTQDSGVVCCGENGRGASKADLLLEAAFLSQETALLLNAYSRLPHSSTYEGLCNSEPRVVPLRCSGFGTGASVSLSNPCLSHHHLYLHHLREQAIQTDYDHTPASAPAHGPSTSFNSDLDTIAERTFCSQAISPTSTWMSDEGDDLESVATESAVTATVALTASSVMDSVSTKPARVDAMESWGPSTSTANGTASLALNTTKTCVIESAGSESSPVLPVATTALTTETIGSPVINFVPPQPCRDPFPSPGNFPSSAQSSVGIEEETLPQTSQPLSLSEAWIVGDNVINISEDEDDEDEVDESATDNESKSSGCGLPAKNYWSRHFLVDLLAVVVPVVPTVAWLCRGPHRDGQQMYHIGSLLRGCCTVALHSLRRGGGLRHYPAGGGGPGGMNI, encoded by the exons ATGAGTGTGCTGCCCGGTGTAATGATGCCTTCTTGTGTGTGGGTCAGTTTTGACTATTGCAGGTTTATAGAGCTAGACTACACACCCATGGAGTCAGGCATTATGGTCTCTATGAGACAGAGCAGAGGATTTCTGACACCAAAGTCCCCGGAGCGCCACTATCG ACGGAGTCCAGCTCCTGTCAGTAACCGTGATCCCTATGGAAATGCCTCTCTCAGCAGCAGTAGCAATTCAGGGTCATGCAAGGGCAGTGATGGAAGCCCAACCCATAG GCGTAACTTAAAACACACATCCTGCAATGATAACCATGGTATCTGGCCTCCTCCACCTGAGCAATACCTTACACCTCTGCAACAGAAAGAAGTGTGTATCAGACACCTGAGAGCACGGCTCAAAGAGACAATCGACAGACTGCAGGACAG AGATACTGTGATCAATGAGTTGCGTTCTCAGTTGTCTCGTATGCAAGAAGACTGGATTGAGGAGGAGTGCCACCGTGTGGAGGCCCAGCTAGCTTTGAAAGAAGCTCGCAGGGAGATCCAGCAGCTTAAACAGGTTGTCGATGTTGTCCGATCCAGTCTGGGAGACACGGACACAGGGGTGCAAAGGTGCTTCCAAGACATCAACCTCCAGAACCACAAGCTGGAGACTTTATTGCAGAACATGGAGTTGGCTCAAACCGGGGCTGTCAAAGTAGGAGAAGCCACAGGAGGTGGGGAGTTGGTGGGGGCAGGGCTGGAGGTCAGCGAGGGTCTGGTGGAGTCATCCGAAGGCTCCCCAGCTCCCTCACTAACCCGCAGCTCTACCTACACCAAGCTTAGTGACCAGGGTGGTCTGGAATGCGGCGGTAACGAAAACAGTTGTGAAATTCCATGTTTGTCAGGTGAGGGCACGCAAGATAGTGGGGTTGTTTGCTGTGGAGAAAACGGAAGAGGAGCCAGCAAGGCAGACCTACTTCTGGAAGCTGCGTTTCTGTCTCAAGAGACAGCCTTGCTGCTCAATGCGTACTCTCGTTTGCCACACTCCTCCACCTATGAGGGGCTATGCAACAGTGAGCCCAGAGTAGTGCCACTCCGATGTAGCGGGTTCGGGACTGGGGCCAGTGTAAGTCTAAGTAATCCCTGTCTATCGCACCATCACCTATACCTGCACCACCTTAGGGAGCAAGCAATTCAAACCGACTATGATCACACCCCAGCCTCGGCCCCTGCTCATGGACCCAGTACATCCTTTAACTCTGATCTGGACACTATTGCTGAGCGCACCTTCTGCTCTCAGGCCATCAGCCCAACCTCAACCTGGATGTCTGATGAAGGGGATGACCTGGAATCAGTTGCAACCGAATCAGCTGTTACAGCAACAGTTGCCCTCACAGCATCCAGTGTCATGGACTCTGTTTCCACTAAgcctgctcgggttgatgcaatGGAGTCTTGGGGACCATCCACATCTACTGCAAATGGAACTGCGTCCTTAGCACTGAACACCACCAAGACCTGTGTCATTGAGTCTGCTGGTTCAGAGTCCTCTCCAGTTTTACCAGTTGCCACAACAGCTCTGACCACAGAGACAATTGGATCCCCAGTTATCAACTTTGTTCCACCTCAGCCTTGCAGAGACCCTTTTCCAAGTCCTGGAAATTTTCCCTCCTCAGCACAGTCATCGGTTGGAATTGAAGAAGAGACCCTCCCACAAACAAGTCAGCCACTGTCACTGTCAGAGGCATGGATTGTGGGGGATAATGTTATTAATATAagtgaagatgaagatgatgaagatgaagtcGATGAGAGTGCTACGGACAATGAGTCAAAGTCATCTGGCTGCGGTTTACCAGCCAAGAACTACTGGAGCCGCCACTTCTTAGTGGATTTGCTAGCCGTGGTTGTGCCAGTGGTCCCCACAGTTGCGTGGTTGTGTCGGGGCCCACATCGTGACGGTCAACAAATGTACCATATTGGTTCTCTACTGCGGGGTTGCTGCACTGTGGCTCTACATTCGCTACGTCGAGGAGGGGGTCTTAGGCACTACCCCGCTGGAGGAGGGGGTCCGGGGGGAATGAACATATGA
- the LOC127628612 gene encoding syntenin-1-like, which yields MSLYPSLEDLKVDKAIKAQSQFANATSSTPAITPGVYQPQPATQGMPSSSLYPNLEELGDYMGLVLNSDEVQRNVALVPVADNQVAVPMGVGSMVRPVTGADMGIKRAEIRPGLREVILCKDQDGKVGLRLRDIDNGVFVQLVQVNSPAALAGLRFGDQVLQINGQNCAGWNADKAHKALKAAGDQRIELIVRDRPFQRTITMHKDSSGHVGFIFKSGRITSLVKDGSAARNGMLTDHYICEINGQNVIGLKDTQIKDILTTSPTAMTITIMPKFIYEHIIRKMSSGLLKSSMDHSVPEV from the exons ATGTCATTGTACCCATCCCTAGAGGACCTTAAAGTGGACAAGGCCATTAAG GCACAATCCCAGTTTGCTAATGCCACTTCTAGTACTCCAGCCATCACTCCGGGGGTCTACCAGCCACAGCCTGCTACACAGGGGATGCCAAGCTCAA GTCTTTATCCAAATCTTGAGGAGCTGGGTGATTACATGGGCCTTGTCCTgaatagtgatgaagttcagagAAATGTTGCACTTGTCCCAGTGGCTGATAAT CAAGTGGCAGTGCCAATGGGTGTTGGCAGCATGGTGCGGCCCGTCACTGGTGCCGACATGGGCATCAAGAGGGCAGAGATCCGTCCGGGTCTGCGGGAGGTCATCCTCTGCAAAGACCAGGATGGAAAAGTCGGCCTCCGTCTCAGAGATATCGATAAT GGAGTGTTTGTCCAGCTGGTGCAGGTGAACTCTCCTGCGGCGTTGGCTGGCCTGCGTTTTGGAGATCAAGTTCTGCAGATCAATGGGCAGAATTGCGCCGGCTGGAACGCGGACAAGGCCCACAAAGCTCTGAAGGCAGCAGGTGATCAACGCATTGAGCTCATCGTTCGTGACAG ACCGTTCCAGCGTACAATTACCATGCATAAGGACAGCTCCGGCCATGTGGGCTTTATCTTCAAATCTGGACGGATTACGTCTCTAGTGAAGGACGGTTCTGCTGCCCGTAATGGCATGCTCACTGATCACTACATCTGTGAGATCAATGGCCAGAATGTCATTGGACTTAAG GACACTCAGATTAAGGACATCCTGACCACATCTCCCACTGCCATGACCATCACCATCATGCCCAAGTTCATCTATGAGCACATCATTAGGAA GATGTCAAGCGGCCTGTTGAAATCATCAATGGATCACTCTGTGCCCGAGGTGTGA